In a genomic window of Halobiforma lacisalsi AJ5:
- a CDS encoding SDR family oxidoreductase → MATADDEGTDGAADSVGDDSEGATATTDSDDRYTRKQSVLITGCSSGIGRATAEAFLESNWQVFATARDPADIEDLEDAGCTTLELDVTDPDQVARAVERTVEIGGAIDCVVNNAGYAQMGPLEDVSTADLHRQFDVNVYGPHRLVRAALPHMRAQGAGRIINVSSVAGRISMPGSGAYSGSKFALEAMSDSLRAEVEEFGVDVVVVEPGPVETDFTDRVDEELPESERTPAYETLYELYDEMQLIGGGAGGPFASEPEDVAEAILTASTTPDPPARYPVGPLAQYGVYAQYLPDRLRDAGYALLRKLV, encoded by the coding sequence ATGGCTACCGCTGACGACGAGGGCACCGACGGAGCCGCCGATTCCGTCGGCGACGATTCGGAGGGTGCGACGGCGACGACCGACTCCGACGACCGCTACACCCGGAAACAGTCCGTCCTGATCACCGGCTGCTCCTCGGGGATCGGCCGTGCGACCGCCGAAGCGTTCCTCGAGTCGAACTGGCAGGTGTTCGCCACGGCGCGGGACCCGGCCGACATCGAGGATCTCGAGGACGCCGGCTGTACGACGCTCGAACTCGACGTCACCGACCCGGACCAGGTCGCGCGGGCCGTCGAGCGCACGGTCGAGATCGGGGGCGCGATCGACTGCGTCGTGAACAACGCCGGCTACGCCCAGATGGGGCCGCTCGAGGACGTCTCGACGGCCGATCTCCACCGGCAGTTCGACGTCAACGTCTACGGCCCCCACCGGCTCGTCCGCGCTGCCCTGCCACACATGCGCGCCCAGGGCGCGGGCCGGATCATCAACGTCTCGAGCGTCGCCGGCCGTATCTCCATGCCCGGATCCGGCGCGTACTCGGGCTCGAAGTTCGCCCTCGAGGCGATGAGCGACTCCCTGCGGGCGGAAGTCGAGGAGTTCGGGGTCGACGTGGTCGTCGTCGAGCCCGGGCCGGTCGAGACCGACTTCACGGACCGCGTCGACGAGGAGCTACCCGAATCGGAGCGGACCCCGGCCTACGAGACGCTCTACGAGCTGTACGACGAGATGCAGTTGATCGGCGGCGGCGCGGGCGGCCCGTTCGCGTCGGAACCCGAAGACGTCGCGGAGGCGATCCTGACCGCGAGCACGACGCCGGATCCGCCGGCCCGCTATCCGGTCGGGCCGCTCGCGCAGTACGGCGTCTACGCCCAGTACCTGCCGGATCGCCTGCGCGACGCGGGCTACGCGCTCCTTCGCAAACTCGTCTGA
- a CDS encoding FAD-dependent oxidoreductase yields MTLETVSRYTPAHVSESGEHAVVIGGSMAGLLTARVLADGFEAVTIIERDSLSDQLRTRKGVPQADHPHALLEAGRATLEDLFPGYGEDLISAGGLVIDALTDFQHYENGDFLADGSTRLPMYAASRPLFESITRRRISDFDGIDIRSNCQWMDYLADDEATSVDGVVVRTDDGTREEIAADLTVDATGRTSRTPSWLEEHGYVPPSTEEVRIDIAYSTALFERPPDDRRTFFVPASAPRTRGGAVFPVEADRWLVNMHGVHGDHPPTDFEGFAEFAGTLPVPDLKRLVDTQSWVGEEIDHYPFPSNRRYRYAELDRFPSGLVVIGDAITSFNPIYGQGMSVAALEALVLHHVLAAGDRTNIALSFFEQAEEVIDIAWNMAVGSDFGFPQTTGPKPRGTDFFNRYLSRLTSKAHTDAELREAFYRVITMEVPPTTLLRPGIVWQVLKPTPSDIGTGFPSRSRKQSKKTS; encoded by the coding sequence ATGACTCTGGAAACCGTGTCGCGGTATACCCCGGCTCACGTCTCCGAAAGCGGTGAACACGCGGTGGTAATCGGAGGGAGTATGGCGGGACTGCTGACGGCCCGCGTTCTGGCAGACGGGTTCGAAGCGGTCACGATCATCGAGCGTGACTCGCTATCCGACCAGCTTCGGACGCGTAAGGGGGTCCCACAGGCCGATCACCCTCACGCCCTGCTGGAGGCTGGCCGGGCCACGCTCGAAGACCTGTTTCCGGGATACGGCGAGGATCTCATTTCGGCCGGCGGGTTAGTGATCGATGCGTTGACCGATTTTCAACACTACGAGAACGGAGACTTCCTCGCCGACGGGTCGACACGATTACCAATGTACGCTGCCAGTCGGCCGCTGTTCGAGTCGATCACCCGGCGGCGTATCTCCGATTTCGACGGGATCGACATCCGGTCGAACTGCCAGTGGATGGACTATCTCGCCGACGACGAAGCAACGAGCGTCGACGGCGTCGTCGTCCGTACCGATGATGGCACACGGGAGGAAATCGCCGCTGACCTGACCGTCGATGCAACCGGCCGGACGAGTCGGACCCCCTCCTGGTTAGAGGAGCACGGGTACGTGCCGCCTTCCACCGAGGAAGTGCGTATCGATATTGCCTACAGCACAGCCCTTTTCGAGCGACCACCGGACGACCGGCGGACGTTCTTCGTGCCAGCCTCCGCGCCGCGCACACGCGGTGGCGCAGTGTTCCCGGTGGAAGCGGATCGCTGGCTGGTGAACATGCACGGCGTCCATGGTGATCATCCGCCGACGGATTTCGAAGGGTTCGCCGAGTTCGCGGGGACCCTCCCTGTCCCCGACCTGAAACGACTCGTAGACACCCAGTCGTGGGTCGGCGAGGAGATCGATCACTACCCCTTCCCATCCAATAGACGGTACCGCTACGCGGAACTCGATCGGTTTCCGAGCGGGCTGGTCGTCATCGGCGACGCAATCACCAGCTTCAACCCGATCTACGGCCAGGGTATGTCGGTCGCCGCCCTAGAGGCCCTCGTACTCCACCACGTGCTGGCGGCAGGCGACCGTACGAATATCGCACTCTCCTTCTTCGAACAGGCCGAAGAAGTCATCGACATCGCGTGGAATATGGCCGTCGGGTCCGACTTCGGGTTTCCGCAAACCACGGGGCCGAAACCCCGGGGCACCGATTTCTTCAACCGATATCTGTCCCGGCTAACCAGCAAAGCACACACCGACGCCGAGTTGCGGGAAGCCTTCTACCGCGTCATCACGATGGAGGTGCCCCCAACCACGCTCCTGCGGCCCGGCATCGTCTGGCAGGTTCTCAAACCTACCCCTTCGGACATCGGTACGGGATTCCCTTCTCGCTCGCGAAAACAGTCGAAGAAAACATCATAG
- a CDS encoding helix-turn-helix domain-containing protein, translating to MATGERHHHSQQLRMATPIDTGTREYVTHLMATDDHPTKPEPEPNRSSPDDRTLLETIADTEPTTIPELADGLGVHPATIERRCLELQRRGLVRQCTGGHLTVADSTADERSNANANATLSPDGGSSEPVAGD from the coding sequence GGCACCACCACTCCCAGCAACTGAGAATGGCGACGCCGATTGATACCGGAACACGCGAATACGTCACACACCTGATGGCGACCGACGACCACCCCACGAAACCGGAGCCGGAACCGAACCGGTCCAGTCCGGACGACAGGACGCTTCTGGAGACGATCGCGGACACCGAGCCGACGACGATCCCCGAACTCGCCGACGGACTCGGCGTCCACCCGGCGACGATCGAACGGCGGTGTCTCGAGTTGCAGCGACGCGGGCTGGTTCGGCAGTGTACCGGCGGCCATCTGACCGTCGCCGATTCGACGGCGGACGAACGTTCGAACGCGAACGCGAACGCGACCCTCAGCCCCGACGGCGGCTCGAGCGAGCCTGTCGCCGGCGACTGA